The following proteins are encoded in a genomic region of Bacteroidota bacterium:
- a CDS encoding DUF2330 domain-containing protein, with translation MKKLLPAVLAALLLMQQPVQAFCGFYVAKTDASLLNKASQVIVSRNGNNNVVTMSSDFQGDVKDFAMVVPVPVVLKRNQIRVKERSIFEKFNDYTAPRMAEYYDPELCPRQLADSVNWFAYNFTTTVSGTSTVMLFDEVAGVKVEAQYNVDEYEVVILSATESGGLKKWLLQNGYKIPDKAEEVLDPYIASNMKFFVVKANMDEVRRRNPYVSNGVFPLRPIQIEFDSPKFMLPIRLGMANATDAQDMIVYLLSPKGRIETTNYRTVSIPTNLNVPVFVADKFTEFYHKVYQQSLNANNRNAVFLEYAWDVTPQNPVPCDPCVGTPLYVNDLHDAGASWATVSGPNTGQVYITRLHVTYDRAHYPQDLMFQETPNRENFQARYVRHIPPRYSGFDCYEGQHYLRKLRERRLEELTNYQQLTGERAPGDLAYLNQYDAQMRPFTPEEKARHEKEKQNELIPFGGNSGNGPGNRLPVFVLSLLTLSAVFFALSRTRLPVVS, from the coding sequence ATGAAAAAACTTTTACCGGCCGTGCTCGCCGCGCTGCTGCTGATGCAGCAACCGGTTCAGGCTTTCTGCGGCTTTTACGTAGCTAAAACAGATGCCTCACTGCTCAATAAAGCCTCGCAGGTCATTGTATCGCGAAACGGCAACAATAATGTGGTCACTATGTCGAGCGATTTTCAGGGCGATGTGAAAGACTTCGCTATGGTGGTGCCCGTGCCCGTAGTGCTTAAACGCAATCAGATTCGTGTAAAAGAGCGCAGCATTTTTGAAAAGTTCAACGACTATACCGCGCCGCGCATGGCCGAGTATTACGATCCCGAACTTTGCCCGCGACAATTGGCCGACTCTGTAAATTGGTTTGCGTACAACTTTACCACTACTGTTTCAGGAACCTCTACCGTAATGCTCTTTGATGAGGTGGCAGGCGTAAAAGTTGAAGCACAGTATAATGTGGACGAATACGAAGTGGTCATTCTCTCGGCCACTGAGTCGGGCGGATTGAAAAAGTGGCTGCTGCAAAACGGCTATAAAATTCCCGATAAGGCCGAAGAAGTACTTGATCCGTACATCGCCTCCAACATGAAATTTTTTGTGGTAAAGGCAAACATGGATGAAGTACGCCGCCGCAACCCGTATGTAAGCAATGGAGTGTTTCCGCTTCGTCCCATTCAAATTGAATTTGATTCGCCCAAATTTATGCTGCCTATTCGTTTGGGTATGGCTAATGCCACCGATGCGCAGGATATGATTGTGTATCTGCTTTCGCCAAAAGGACGCATAGAAACTACAAATTACCGCACGGTTAGCATTCCCACCAACCTGAATGTGCCCGTGTTTGTGGCCGATAAGTTTACCGAATTTTACCACAAAGTTTATCAGCAGTCGCTTAATGCAAACAACCGCAATGCGGTGTTTCTGGAATATGCGTGGGATGTAACGCCACAAAATCCGGTGCCGTGCGATCCCTGTGTGGGCACGCCGCTTTATGTAAACGATTTGCACGATGCCGGAGCTTCATGGGCTACAGTATCGGGGCCAAACACCGGACAGGTTTACATTACGCGTTTGCATGTAACGTATGACCGGGCGCATTATCCGCAGGATCTCATGTTTCAGGAAACGCCCAACCGCGAAAACTTTCAGGCGCGTTATGTAAGGCATATTCCGCCGCGCTATTCGGGTTTTGATTGTTACGAAGGACAGCATTACCTGCGTAAACTCCGCGAACGCCGGCTCGAAGAACTTACCAATTACCAGCAACTCACCGGCGAAAGAGCGCCCGGCGATCTGGCATATCTCAATCAGTACGACGCACAAATGCGCCCTTTCACCCCCGAAGAAAAAGCACGCCACGAAAAAGAAAAACAAAACGAACTCATCCCCTTCGGCGGCAATTCTGGCAATGGCCCCGGAAATCGTTTACCCGTATTCGTGCTCTCGTTGCTTACACTCTCTGCTGTATTCTTTGCACTCAGCCGCACACGCCTCCCCGTAGTTTCCTAA
- a CDS encoding BlaI/MecI/CopY family transcriptional regulator, with amino-acid sequence MKTLTPAEEQIMQVLWEIEQGFVKDILALLPEPRPAYNTVSTVVRILETKGFAAHNAYGKTHQYYPLISREEYLRHTMNNVVEGYFGGSFKNLVSFFVKEKDLKLSDLDELLNEKPKHKKR; translated from the coding sequence ATGAAAACACTCACCCCGGCCGAAGAACAGATTATGCAGGTGCTTTGGGAAATCGAGCAAGGCTTTGTAAAAGATATTCTGGCGCTGCTTCCCGAACCCAGGCCGGCCTACAATACAGTATCCACAGTGGTACGCATACTTGAAACAAAAGGGTTTGCAGCACATAATGCATATGGAAAAACGCACCAGTACTATCCGCTCATTTCGCGCGAAGAATATTTAAGACATACAATGAATAATGTAGTGGAAGGTTATTTCGGCGGATCATTCAAAAATCTGGTATCGTTTTTTGTGAAGGAAAAAGACCTGAAACTTTCTGATCTGGATGAATTGCTGAATGAAAAGCCCAAACACAAAAAACGCTAA
- a CDS encoding sigma-70 family RNA polymerase sigma factor has protein sequence MAAEQNRLLEETLRRERRRLLDFIRKRIPDDEDPEDIVQDVFTELAENMRMERVIERVSGWIYQVARNKIADLFRRRRSTSLEGLYSSTGDDGEERLGLNDLLPDEADGPEAAVTRRVLMNELILALDELPEEQRWVFWENEVEGRTFRELSEASGVSLNTLLSRKRYAVLFLRERLKNLYADLLNDNT, from the coding sequence ATGGCTGCTGAACAAAACCGGCTTCTGGAAGAGACGCTGCGCAGGGAACGCCGCCGACTGCTCGACTTCATCCGCAAGCGTATTCCTGACGACGAGGACCCTGAAGACATTGTACAGGATGTGTTCACCGAGTTGGCTGAGAACATGCGCATGGAGCGGGTGATTGAGCGCGTTTCGGGCTGGATTTATCAGGTAGCCCGAAACAAAATAGCCGATTTATTCCGCCGCCGCCGCAGTACTTCGCTCGAAGGCCTGTATTCGTCAACCGGCGATGACGGCGAAGAACGGCTGGGCCTGAACGACCTGCTGCCTGACGAGGCCGACGGGCCCGAAGCGGCTGTAACCCGGCGCGTACTCATGAACGAGCTGATTCTGGCACTCGACGAACTGCCCGAAGAACAGCGATGGGTGTTTTGGGAAAACGAAGTGGAAGGACGCACCTTCCGCGAACTCTCCGAGGCCTCGGGCGTTTCGCTAAACACCCTGCTCTCCCGCAAAAGGTATGCTGTACTCTTCCTGCGCGAAAGACTGAAAAACCTGTACGCTGATTTACTGAACGACAACACATAA
- a CDS encoding DUF2330 domain-containing protein has protein sequence MKQLLTAAAALFLLAGDANAFCGFYVAKADVKLSNKTSQVIIVRDGELSTITMSSDFNGPVNDFAMVVPVPVVLQKNDIKVVNRMIFDQLDAYSAPRLVEYYDEDPCQTYYYRDRYAAVPMAAESEKSGAADIVLNDANYQVKIEAKYTVGEYDILILSAQESGGLERWLNDNGYKIPAGAKEVLDPYIKSNMKFFVVKVNVEEFRKQGGSENVDGSLPLSPIQIKFNSPKFMLPIRLGMANANGDQDMLVYAFSRKGRIETTNYRTVPMPTGQKVPLFVRDEFSDFYRDTYSKTWKREGKNVVFLEYAWDVTLNGGMKCDPCVGPPPMFNELAEAGVNWLVSNGWGGASGFVYFTRMHVTYNRSTFPQDLMFQETPNKQNYQARYVLTNPAGGSFDCSAGQQYIRELGQRRWNELYTYQWLSGRSIDGHRDYPAEYNMYLKRNKDDEPKRGGMMPVFGGGGNNTPQQPLAVWLLSAGTLLLVIFSLSRQRLNPVPATT, from the coding sequence ATGAAACAGTTACTCACAGCAGCCGCAGCATTATTCCTCCTTGCCGGAGATGCAAATGCCTTTTGCGGCTTTTACGTAGCAAAAGCCGATGTTAAACTTTCCAATAAAACATCGCAGGTAATTATTGTGCGCGATGGCGAACTTTCTACCATCACCATGTCGAGCGATTTTAACGGACCGGTAAATGATTTTGCGATGGTAGTGCCCGTGCCGGTTGTGTTGCAAAAGAACGACATCAAAGTGGTAAACCGCATGATCTTCGATCAGCTTGATGCGTACTCTGCACCGCGTCTGGTGGAGTATTACGACGAAGATCCCTGCCAGACGTATTACTACCGTGACCGGTATGCAGCTGTGCCCATGGCTGCTGAATCAGAAAAGTCAGGCGCTGCCGATATAGTGCTGAACGATGCAAATTACCAGGTAAAAATTGAGGCAAAATATACGGTAGGTGAGTATGATATTCTCATCCTTTCGGCACAGGAATCGGGCGGGCTTGAGCGATGGCTGAATGACAATGGTTATAAAATTCCGGCCGGTGCAAAAGAGGTGCTTGATCCGTATATCAAAAGCAACATGAAGTTTTTTGTGGTGAAGGTAAATGTGGAGGAATTCCGCAAACAGGGTGGCAGTGAAAATGTAGATGGTTCATTGCCCCTGAGCCCGATTCAGATTAAATTCAATTCACCAAAATTCATGTTGCCTATTCGTCTGGGTATGGCCAATGCCAACGGCGATCAGGACATGCTGGTGTATGCGTTTTCGCGCAAAGGACGCATCGAAACCACCAATTACCGCACGGTGCCCATGCCTACAGGACAGAAAGTGCCTTTGTTTGTGCGCGATGAGTTCAGCGATTTTTACCGCGATACGTATTCAAAAACCTGGAAGCGCGAAGGTAAAAATGTAGTGTTTCTGGAATATGCCTGGGACGTTACGCTGAACGGCGGCATGAAATGTGATCCCTGTGTGGGGCCTCCGCCTATGTTTAACGAACTGGCCGAAGCTGGTGTAAACTGGCTGGTATCAAACGGCTGGGGCGGCGCCAGCGGATTTGTGTATTTCACGCGCATGCACGTAACGTATAATCGTTCTACATTTCCGCAGGATCTCATGTTTCAGGAAACGCCCAACAAGCAAAACTATCAGGCACGCTACGTACTCACCAATCCTGCCGGCGGCAGTTTCGATTGCAGTGCGGGCCAGCAATACATACGCGAGCTGGGGCAGCGCCGCTGGAATGAGCTTTACACCTATCAGTGGCTCTCTGGCCGCAGCATCGACGGACATCGTGATTATCCTGCGGAATACAACATGTATCTCAAACGCAATAAAGACGATGAACCCAAGCGGGGCGGAATGATGCCGGTGTTTGGAGGCGGAGGAAACAATACGCCGCAACAACCACTTGCCGTGTGGCTGCTCAGTGCAGGTACATTGCTTCTGGTCATTTTCTCACTCAGCCGCCAGCGTTTAAATCCCGTTCCGGCCACCACCTGA
- a CDS encoding T9SS type A sorting domain-containing protein: MKKTVFVFVLLLAAVCADAKKVKFSVDMSSWQLTANGVHITGDFQDEAGLGSDWDPATAAMTQDAADTNIYTLVVDLPAFRAYEYKFVNGIFGYEQEFVPLQSRVNYNFIDSRWIYLDSLDNDTLDIGAIRFSGNAPAGKQLVRFYVDMQNETSVSTAGVHLAGWFQNWSASATRMYSFDGNVYEYLTYVDSNNTTAVYEYKFLNGNTPPDYESLQSWCASANNYRYISVNSDTMLNTVCFSSCGACTTVGMNEVAAAKVNVYPNPAHDILNMNMPEGVNVCTVQLTDAAGRMVYELQNATAAQMQLNVQQFDAGLYVLRIADAATAQVWQQRVIIN; encoded by the coding sequence ATGAAAAAAACAGTTTTTGTTTTTGTACTTCTCCTCGCTGCCGTTTGTGCCGATGCGAAAAAAGTAAAATTCTCAGTCGATATGTCGTCGTGGCAATTAACCGCAAACGGCGTTCATATTACCGGCGATTTTCAGGACGAAGCCGGTTTGGGCAGCGACTGGGATCCGGCTACGGCAGCCATGACACAGGATGCCGCTGATACAAATATCTATACGCTTGTAGTTGATCTTCCGGCGTTCCGAGCGTATGAATACAAGTTTGTAAACGGCATTTTCGGCTACGAGCAGGAGTTTGTACCGCTGCAGTCGCGTGTGAATTATAACTTCATTGACAGCCGCTGGATTTATCTGGATTCGCTGGACAATGATACGCTGGATATTGGTGCCATACGTTTCAGCGGTAATGCGCCTGCGGGTAAGCAGCTTGTGCGTTTTTACGTGGATATGCAAAACGAAACTTCGGTAAGTACCGCCGGTGTACACCTGGCAGGCTGGTTTCAGAACTGGAGCGCATCAGCCACGCGCATGTATTCGTTTGACGGGAATGTGTATGAATACTTAACTTATGTGGACAGCAACAATACCACGGCGGTGTATGAATACAAATTTCTGAACGGTAACACCCCGCCGGATTACGAAAGCCTGCAAAGCTGGTGTGCTTCGGCAAATAATTACCGCTACATTTCGGTAAACAGCGACACGATGCTGAATACGGTTTGTTTCAGCAGCTGCGGGGCGTGTACAACGGTGGGCATGAATGAAGTTGCAGCTGCGAAAGTGAATGTATATCCCAATCCGGCACACGATATACTGAATATGAATATGCCCGAAGGTGTAAATGTGTGTACCGTGCAATTGACAGATGCTGCGGGGCGAATGGTGTATGAATTGCAAAATGCAACCGCTGCACAAATGCAGCTCAACGTGCAGCAATTTGATGCCGGGTTATATGTGCTGCGTATAGCCGATGCGGCAACGGCTCAGGTATGGCAGCAACGTGTAATTATTAATTGA
- a CDS encoding DUF2330 domain-containing protein produces the protein MKKYILLFAASALAAQLHAFCGFYVAKADATLTNKASQVIIVRDGDRSAITMSSDFQGDVKDFAMVVPVPVVLKRDEIKILERNIFDRFRDYSAPRMAEYFDPEVCPRPYDDVAEYSRLESVQLTSVSRSPTLKYKKSSMVKVEAEYTIDEYDIVVLSAKESGALKQWLDENGYKIPGKAEEVLQPYVLSNMKFFVVKVNMDELKKRNPYVTNGVYPLRPIQISFNSPKFMLPIRLGMANATEAQDMIVYALSRTGRIETTNYRTVNMPTNTDVPVFVASRFSEFYSKIYNKRLNEEGRNAVFLEYAWDVSPQNPVKCDPCVGTPLYLADLQQAGVKWASVGDANGKVYFTRLHVTYDRAHYPQDLMFQETPNRENYQVRYVRRNPPYYREFSCDEGQRYLRRLRERRLEELANYQTLTGERASEYTTYLSEFDAQMRPLKDESGKPKKENFIPAFGNEDGGSTGGGKQLPVFLLSLCTLTAIFFALSRRRLTVA, from the coding sequence ATGAAAAAGTATATTCTCCTTTTTGCTGCATCGGCGCTGGCTGCACAGCTCCACGCTTTCTGCGGGTTTTATGTAGCCAAGGCTGATGCCACACTTACCAACAAAGCCTCACAGGTAATTATTGTACGCGATGGCGACCGTTCGGCCATTACCATGTCGAGCGATTTTCAGGGTGATGTAAAAGACTTTGCCATGGTGGTGCCCGTGCCCGTAGTGCTTAAACGCGACGAAATAAAAATTCTCGAACGCAACATCTTCGACCGCTTCCGCGACTATTCGGCACCACGCATGGCCGAGTATTTTGATCCTGAAGTATGTCCGCGTCCGTATGATGATGTGGCAGAATATTCTCGTCTTGAATCTGTACAGCTTACTTCGGTCAGTCGCTCGCCAACTTTAAAATACAAGAAGTCTTCTATGGTAAAAGTAGAAGCAGAATATACCATTGATGAGTATGACATTGTGGTGCTTTCGGCCAAAGAATCGGGCGCGCTGAAGCAGTGGCTTGATGAGAATGGCTATAAAATTCCCGGCAAGGCCGAAGAAGTATTGCAGCCCTACGTGCTCAGCAACATGAAGTTTTTTGTGGTGAAAGTAAATATGGATGAGTTGAAGAAACGCAATCCGTATGTGACCAACGGTGTGTATCCGCTGCGCCCCATTCAGATCAGTTTCAACTCGCCCAAATTCATGTTGCCTATTCGTCTCGGCATGGCCAATGCAACCGAAGCACAGGATATGATTGTGTATGCACTTTCGCGTACAGGCCGTATCGAAACCACCAACTACCGCACCGTAAACATGCCCACCAATACCGATGTGCCGGTGTTTGTAGCCAGTCGTTTTTCTGAATTCTACAGCAAGATTTACAACAAACGCCTCAACGAAGAAGGCCGCAATGCGGTGTTTCTGGAATATGCCTGGGATGTGAGCCCGCAAAACCCGGTTAAATGCGATCCCTGCGTGGGCACACCGCTTTATCTGGCCGATTTGCAGCAGGCCGGCGTAAAATGGGCCAGTGTGGGCGATGCAAACGGCAAAGTTTACTTTACACGCCTGCATGTAACTTACGACCGTGCACACTATCCGCAGGATCTCATGTTTCAGGAAACACCGAATCGTGAAAACTACCAGGTGCGCTATGTACGCCGCAATCCGCCCTATTACCGCGAGTTCAGTTGCGACGAAGGCCAGCGCTACCTGCGCCGCCTGCGCGAACGCCGTCTCGAAGAACTGGCAAACTATCAAACCCTCACCGGCGAGCGTGCTTCCGAATACACGACCTATCTCAGTGAGTTTGATGCACAAATGCGCCCCCTGAAAGACGAAAGCGGCAAACCGAAAAAAGAAAATTTCATTCCTGCTTTCGGAAATGAGGATGGCGGCAGCACAGGCGGCGGTAAACAGCTTCCGGTATTCCTGCTTTCGCTGTGCACACTCACAGCCATTTTCTTCGCACTCAGCCGCCGCCGGCTTACTGTGGCTTAA
- a CDS encoding M56 family metallopeptidase: MLYLLKSTLAFSLLFVLYALLLKRYTFFQFNRIYLLGIAVFSVLFPFLHWKTHTAVLPVAVLDTFTTGAATLAQQSESGSLNWVLMLYATGVLVCVLLLLARLYRLFAIIRHSRGPGADGAFALSGTHAGEAFSFLGRVYVGVNIDAVSKPAVLAHERVHVQQWHTLDVLFYELLQCVWWFNPLYRLALRQLRIQHEFIADEKACGGNRVHYSEVLLARAMGVNPSALVHSMFHSSFLKRRLLMLRQMPTRHTMRPVYLLVLPLAGAMLLFNSFITDPPAPPAPPAPPEPAAAPAPPEPPDPPAVPETDDVVMAQFPGGEKALMDYLAKSIVYPAEAKAQKLQGTVFTEFTITETGEITEVNVKKGIHELLDAEAVRVIRAMPVWTPANENGKAVASKLVLPIKFKL, encoded by the coding sequence ATGCTGTATCTGCTCAAATCCACACTGGCTTTTTCGCTGCTGTTTGTGCTGTACGCCTTACTGCTGAAGCGATATACGTTTTTTCAGTTCAACCGCATTTACCTGCTTGGCATAGCCGTTTTCAGTGTGTTGTTTCCGTTTCTGCACTGGAAAACGCACACTGCGGTGCTGCCGGTTGCGGTGCTTGATACGTTTACCACCGGAGCCGCAACTCTTGCACAGCAAAGCGAAAGCGGTTCATTGAATTGGGTGCTGATGCTTTACGCCACAGGTGTGCTGGTGTGTGTGCTGCTGCTGCTGGCAAGGCTTTACAGGCTGTTTGCCATTATACGTCACAGCCGAGGGCCCGGTGCCGACGGGGCGTTTGCTTTATCGGGCACACACGCGGGCGAAGCATTTTCGTTTCTGGGGCGTGTGTATGTGGGTGTAAATATAGATGCCGTTTCAAAGCCTGCCGTGCTGGCACACGAGCGTGTACATGTGCAGCAATGGCATACGCTTGATGTATTGTTTTACGAATTGTTGCAATGTGTGTGGTGGTTCAACCCCTTGTACCGGTTGGCACTGCGGCAGTTGCGCATACAGCACGAGTTTATTGCCGACGAGAAGGCCTGCGGCGGCAACCGCGTGCATTACTCAGAAGTGTTGCTGGCCCGTGCTATGGGCGTGAACCCTTCTGCATTAGTTCATTCCATGTTTCATTCATCGTTTCTAAAAAGGAGGTTACTCATGCTTCGCCAAATGCCTACGCGCCACACCATGCGCCCGGTTTATTTGCTGGTGCTGCCACTTGCAGGTGCCATGCTGCTTTTCAATTCGTTTATTACTGATCCGCCTGCGCCTCCGGCACCACCGGCACCGCCTGAACCTGCTGCTGCACCGGCACCGCCTGAACCTCCCGATCCGCCTGCCGTTCCCGAAACAGATGACGTGGTAATGGCTCAATTTCCCGGCGGAGAAAAGGCCTTGATGGATTATCTTGCCAAATCAATTGTATATCCCGCCGAAGCGAAAGCACAAAAGTTGCAAGGCACCGTTTTTACAGAATTCACCATTACCGAAACCGGCGAAATAACTGAGGTGAATGTTAAAAAAGGCATTCACGAATTGCTTGATGCAGAAGCCGTTCGTGTGATCCGCGCGATGCCGGTTTGGACACCCGCAAATGAAAACGGCAAAGCTGTAGCAAGCAAACTGGTGCTGCCCATAAAATTCAAACTCTGA
- a CDS encoding RnfABCDGE type electron transport complex subunit D, with product MSTLLLPLRSRLTSLTPPLLREIAAWFSSDARHYQVLFQLTFLLFGMFALGWEISLLRLNIIILTCLAVQALFIQFTTKDWTGLKSALISSMSICLMMQANSIWTFVLAAVIAISSKFIIRIQGRHVFNPANFGILMALLITGDAWVSPGQWGSSALLLMLVGCLGLVVLLKVKRLDTAFTFLIVFLGLNYVRNVLYLGWPHDFFFHQLNTGSLLLFSFFMITDPMATPLSRKARIIWAALVAVLAWWLSTKAFIHTAPLWALISLSPLVPLFNRFMPGQNFKWQR from the coding sequence ATGTCCACACTTCTCCTTCCGCTCAGAAGCCGCCTCACATCGTTAACACCACCGTTGCTTCGCGAAATTGCCGCATGGTTCAGCAGCGATGCCCGTCATTATCAGGTTTTATTTCAGCTTACCTTTCTGCTCTTTGGCATGTTTGCGCTGGGCTGGGAAATTTCGTTGCTGCGGCTCAATATCATTATTCTTACCTGTCTTGCCGTGCAGGCTTTGTTTATACAGTTTACCACAAAAGACTGGACGGGTTTAAAGAGCGCACTCATTTCATCCATGAGTATTTGTTTGATGATGCAGGCCAACAGTATCTGGACGTTTGTGCTGGCGGCTGTAATTGCTATTTCAAGCAAATTTATCATCCGCATCCAGGGGCGGCACGTATTCAATCCGGCCAACTTTGGCATTCTTATGGCGCTGCTCATTACGGGCGATGCGTGGGTATCGCCGGGGCAGTGGGGCAGCAGTGCATTGCTGCTCATGCTTGTGGGCTGCCTCGGTTTGGTGGTGTTGCTTAAAGTAAAGCGTCTTGATACGGCGTTTACATTCCTTATCGTATTCCTCGGCCTCAATTATGTGCGCAATGTGCTTTATCTCGGCTGGCCGCACGATTTCTTTTTTCATCAGCTCAACACGGGCTCTCTCCTGCTCTTCTCGTTTTTTATGATTACTGATCCTATGGCTACCCCGCTTTCGCGCAAGGCCCGCATCATCTGGGCGGCACTGGTGGCTGTGCTGGCTTGGTGGCTGAGCACAAAAGCATTTATTCATACTGCTCCGCTTTGGGCGCTCATCAGCCTTTCGCCGCTGGTGCCGCTGTTCAATCGCTTCATGCCCGGACAAAATTTCAAATGGCAGCGATAG
- a CDS encoding aryl-sulfate sulfotransferase, producing the protein MKQVLRSLIATIMLTVPVAISAQQFPGYTLYSTSNSTTARLIDTAGAVYHTWTGLSGQTGYSSYLLPDGVLLRTVKVTNSTFTGGGMHGRVQKVDWNGTLLWDYTYSSSTYCAHHDVCALPNGNVLIIAYELKNSAAVTQAGCSQAITMWPDKLIEVQPTGATTGTIVWEWNLWDHLCQSVDANKDNYVTSTAAHPELWDINANITKEIWHMNGVDYNPMLDQIVLSAHNTDEYYVIDHSTTTAEAASHSGGRSGRGGDFLYRWGNPSNYGQTGTTNFNVLHDAHWIPEGCPNAGQLVALNNKGISQSQSCVDMTQPPLSGFNYTYTANTAWAPATYTQRLTCTGGTTNMGNSNQLPNGNHLVCLALSGTIYETDAAGNTLWSFTASGSVPQAHRYATCYVNAAAPATPVITTNGNTLTSDPATTYQWYLNGTQIAGATSQSYTATVSGTYQVRTTDANGCSYAYSALLDLSVPTGIAALPASDDFGIFPNPAGNVLYLIGTFTGNDFGIQLVNMAGQTVLTESNTRELNLSNLPEGMYIVQVRTESNAIITRRLIIAR; encoded by the coding sequence ATGAAGCAGGTTTTGCGCTCACTTATTGCAACCATAATGCTAACTGTGCCTGTTGCCATTTCGGCACAGCAGTTTCCGGGTTATACACTTTACAGCACCAGCAACAGTACTACTGCACGGCTCATAGATACAGCCGGAGCGGTGTATCACACATGGACCGGACTAAGCGGTCAAACCGGCTATTCGTCGTATTTGCTGCCTGACGGGGTGTTGCTGCGTACGGTGAAAGTAACCAACAGCACCTTTACCGGCGGCGGCATGCATGGCCGTGTACAAAAGGTTGACTGGAACGGCACGCTGCTCTGGGACTACACCTACTCATCATCTACCTACTGCGCGCACCACGATGTGTGTGCACTACCCAACGGCAACGTACTGATTATTGCCTACGAACTCAAAAACAGCGCGGCAGTTACACAAGCCGGCTGCTCACAGGCCATTACCATGTGGCCCGATAAGCTGATTGAAGTGCAGCCAACAGGCGCCACCACCGGAACCATTGTGTGGGAATGGAACCTCTGGGATCATCTCTGCCAGAGCGTGGATGCAAACAAAGACAACTACGTTACTTCTACCGCTGCGCATCCCGAACTCTGGGACATCAACGCAAACATTACAAAAGAAATCTGGCACATGAACGGGGTGGATTACAACCCCATGCTTGATCAGATTGTGCTGAGCGCGCACAATACCGATGAATACTATGTAATTGACCACAGCACCACCACCGCCGAAGCAGCTTCGCACAGCGGCGGCCGTAGTGGCCGTGGCGGCGATTTCCTCTACCGCTGGGGCAACCCGTCGAATTATGGCCAAACCGGCACCACCAACTTCAACGTGTTGCATGATGCACACTGGATTCCCGAAGGCTGCCCCAACGCAGGCCAGCTTGTGGCGCTCAACAACAAAGGCATTTCGCAATCGCAATCGTGTGTGGATATGACGCAGCCTCCGCTTTCGGGCTTTAATTATACATACACAGCCAACACAGCCTGGGCGCCCGCCACTTACACGCAGCGGCTTACCTGCACGGGCGGTACCACCAACATGGGCAACTCCAATCAGCTGCCCAACGGCAACCACCTTGTGTGCCTTGCACTTTCCGGTACCATTTACGAAACCGATGCTGCCGGCAACACACTCTGGTCGTTTACCGCATCGGGCTCTGTGCCGCAGGCACACCGCTACGCTACCTGCTATGTGAACGCAGCTGCGCCAGCCACACCGGTAATCACCACAAACGGCAACACACTTACATCTGACCCGGCCACCACCTATCAGTGGTATTTAAACGGTACACAAATTGCCGGAGCAACTTCGCAAAGCTATACGGCCACTGTGTCTGGCACCTATCAGGTGCGCACTACCGATGCAAACGGCTGCAGCTATGCCTACTCAGCGTTGCTCGATCTTTCGGTGCCCACCGGCATTGCGGCATTGCCTGCCAGTGATGATTTTGGCATTTTTCCCAACCCGGCAGGTAATGTGCTTTACCTCATTGGTACATTTACAGGAAATGATTTCGGAATTCAGCTTGTGAATATGGCCGGACAAACCGTGCTCACCGAAAGCAACACGCGCGAACTCAATCTCAGCAACCTGCCCGAAGGCATGTACATTGTGCAGGTACGCACCGAATCAAACGCCATCATTACCCGCCGTTTAATCATTGCCCGATAA